A window of the Eubalaena glacialis isolate mEubGla1 chromosome 9, mEubGla1.1.hap2.+ XY, whole genome shotgun sequence genome harbors these coding sequences:
- the PLPP6 gene encoding polyisoprenoid diphosphate/phosphate phosphohydrolase PLPP6 has product MPSPRRNAEGRPLAACAPSSSGSPAQGGGGRGRFEFQSLLSSRAPGADPTCAQLRASESPVHRRGSFPLAGAGSSPALPPPLPEEDRMDLNPSFLGIALRSLLAIDLWLSKKLGVCAGESSSWGSVRPLMKLLEISGHGIPWLLGTLYCLSRSDSWAGREVLMNLLFSLLLDLLLVALIKGLVRRRRPAHNQMDMFFTLSVDKYSFPSGHATRAALVSRFILKHLVLAIPLRVLVVLWAFILGLSRVMLGRHNVTDVAFGFFLGYMQYSIVDYFWLSPHNAPVLFVLWNQQ; this is encoded by the coding sequence ATGCCGAGCCCCCGGAGGAACGCCGAGGGACGCCCGCTGGCCGCCTGCGCCCCGAGCAGCAGCGGCAGCCCGGCCcagggcggcggcggccgcggcaggTTCGAGTTCCAGTCCCTGCTCAGCAGCCGCGCGCCGGGCGCCGACCCCACCTGCGCCCAGCTCCGCGCGTCCGAGAGCCCAGTGCACCGCCGCGGCTCGTTCCCCCTGGCCGGGGCGGGCTCCTCGCCGGCGCTCCCGCCCCCGCTGCCCGAAGAGGACCGCATGGACCTGAACCCGTCCTTCCTGGGCATCGCCCTGCGCTCGCTGCTGGCCATCGACCTGTGGCTGTCTAAGAAGCTGGGGGTATGTGCGGGGGAGAGCTCATCCTGGGGCAGCGTGCGGCCCCTTATGAAATTGCTGGAGATCTCGGGACACGGCATCCCCTGGCTGCTGGGCACCCTCTACTGCCTGTCCAGGAGCGACAGCTGGGCCGGACGAGAGGTGCTGATGAACCTGCTCTTCTCCCTGCTGTTGGACCTGCTGCTGGTGGCCCTGATCAAGGGGCTGGTCCGCAGGCGCCGCCCGGCCCACAACCAGATGGACATGTTTTTCACCCTTTCGGTGGACAAGTACTCCTTCCCTTCGGGCCATGCCACCAGGGCCGCCCTGGTGTCACGGTTCATCCTGAAGCACCTAGTGCTGGCCATTCCACTGAGGGTGCTGGTGGTACTGTGGGCCTTCATCTTGGGCCTCTCCAGGGTCATGCTGGGGCGGCACAATGTCACCGACGTGGCTTTTGGCTTTTTTCTGGGCTACATGCAGTACAGCATCGTGGACTATTTCTGGCTTTCACCGCACAATGCTCCAGTCCTCTTTGTACTGTGGAACCAACAATGA